From Hymenobacter sedentarius, a single genomic window includes:
- a CDS encoding RNA methyltransferase, translating to MQSLHQKKYRQRHGAFLVEGGKSVLELLSSDLETEHVLVTAEFASTHHKHLPDGLPLAIATEYELTQLGTLATNTTALAVARLPAEKPLPPTLPEAGLLLALDEVRDPGNLGTLLRLADWYGLPGVVLSPGCADPYSPKTVAATMGAFARVQVWERDLAEWLPTLPVGMGIFGADLEGDNVHHLKLRPAGVLVMGSESHGLTPSVEACLTRRLHIPRGAKGGAESLNVAISAAILLDNFFRNQ from the coding sequence GTGCAATCGCTGCACCAAAAAAAATACCGGCAACGCCACGGCGCCTTCCTGGTAGAAGGCGGCAAGAGCGTGTTGGAGCTGCTAAGTTCCGACCTGGAAACCGAACACGTGCTCGTCACGGCCGAGTTTGCCTCGACCCACCACAAGCACCTTCCCGATGGGCTGCCGTTGGCCATTGCCACCGAGTACGAACTGACGCAGCTTGGCACCCTGGCCACCAATACCACTGCGCTGGCCGTGGCCCGGCTGCCCGCCGAAAAACCTTTGCCTCCAACGCTACCCGAAGCGGGTTTGTTGTTGGCCCTCGACGAAGTGCGCGACCCCGGCAACCTGGGCACCCTGCTGCGCCTGGCCGACTGGTACGGGCTGCCCGGCGTGGTGCTCAGCCCCGGCTGCGCCGACCCGTATTCGCCCAAAACCGTGGCCGCCACCATGGGCGCATTTGCGCGGGTGCAGGTTTGGGAGCGCGACCTGGCCGAGTGGCTGCCCACGCTGCCGGTTGGTATGGGCATCTTCGGCGCCGATTTGGAAGGCGACAACGTGCACCACCTCAAGCTGCGCCCCGCCGGGGTGCTAGTGATGGGCAGCGAATCGCACGGCCTCACGCCCTCGGTCGAAGCCTGCCTCACGCGCCGGCTGCACATACCGCGCGGTGCGAAGGGCGGCGCCGAAAGCCTAAACGTTGCCATCTCAGCCGCCATTCTGCTGGATAATTTCTTTCGTAATCAATAG
- a CDS encoding RNA polymerase sigma factor: MIPPLAVMPFVPLTDSEVIHRVLAGEKKLFELLMRRYNQRLYRTGIALLGHPAAAEEAMQNAWVKAYEQLAQFEERASFPTWLTRIMLNECLMDRRRQQRLVDLDDDTAEDAPDQRPAAGTPLQNLLNEELREALEAAVESLPEMYRSVFVLREVEGLSVHETADALHLTEANVKVRLLRARERLRNQLAHFAPQQAFAYLGPRCDNMVHHVLARLGAQPGAHNLN; the protein is encoded by the coding sequence ATGATTCCGCCCTTAGCCGTTATGCCGTTCGTTCCGCTTACCGATTCTGAGGTCATCCACCGGGTGCTGGCGGGTGAGAAGAAGCTCTTCGAGCTGCTCATGCGCCGCTACAACCAGCGCCTGTACCGCACCGGCATTGCCTTGCTTGGCCATCCCGCGGCCGCCGAAGAAGCCATGCAGAACGCCTGGGTAAAGGCCTACGAGCAACTGGCCCAGTTTGAAGAGCGCGCCAGCTTCCCAACCTGGCTCACGCGCATCATGCTCAACGAATGCCTCATGGACCGCCGCCGGCAGCAGCGCCTCGTGGACCTGGACGACGACACTGCCGAAGACGCACCAGACCAGCGCCCCGCTGCCGGCACGCCCTTGCAGAACTTGCTGAACGAAGAGCTGCGCGAAGCTCTGGAAGCCGCCGTAGAGTCCCTGCCCGAAATGTATCGGAGCGTTTTTGTGCTGCGCGAAGTGGAAGGACTGAGCGTACACGAAACCGCAGATGCCCTTCATCTCACCGAAGCCAACGTAAAAGTGCGGCTGCTGCGGGCCCGCGAACGGCTCCGAAACCAGCTGGCGCACTTCGCTCCCCAGCAAGCCTTCGCCTATCTCGGACCCCGCTGCGACAATATGGTTCACCACGTACTAGCCCGCCTGGGTGCCCAACCGGGGGCACACAACCTAAACTAG
- a CDS encoding alpha-ketoacid dehydrogenase subunit alpha/beta — MSEYAVSDTATPASTRVTAAAAAAAAAFAAPASGAPAPVLDNELLKRAYRLMHTAAAMATLYEEEKAVASRYVHATARGHEAVQLAAAFLLLETDYAAPYYRDDAMLLGLGLRPYELMLQLLAKADDPFSGGRTYYSHPSLRRAGIPVIPHQSSATGMQAIPATGMAHAIHYFEKQGIRIEVPQGLNNPGVEASPLVLCSIGDGAMTEGEVSEALQMAVLHQLPIVYLVQDNDWGISATGREMRAMNAFEFAAGFPGLHRLQVDGADFGSSYQGLAEAFAHVRSRRGPVLVHAKCPLLGHHTSGVRREWYRNDLAAHQEQDPLPRLHARLLQAGFFEADLTALATDAQATVRADWQAAVAAPNPDPATFADHEFAPAAVTAEAGERSPAGAEKALMVDAALHAVDDILREFPEALFYGQDVGGELGGVFREAALLAKKYGDARVFNTPIQEAYIVGSTAGMAAVGARPIVEIQFADYIWPALNQLVEELSKSCYLTMGKFPVSALIRVPIGAYGGGGPYHSGSIESTLLTIRGIKVVYPSNAADMKGLMRAAFLDPNPVVMLEHKGLYWSKVPGTEDAKTMEPATGYVIPLGKAAVSQAADPDKLRQGDTALVVTYGMGVHWAKAASRDFPGQVEILDLRTLNPIDFEAVNEATRRHGKVLVLTEEPLLNSFAESLAGRIQRQCFQELDAPVFILGAANLPAIALNVELERQMLPSAAKVAATLGELLAY; from the coding sequence ATGTCTGAATACGCCGTTTCTGATACTGCCACCCCGGCCTCTACCCGCGTAACGGCCGCTGCTGCTGCGGCCGCCGCCGCTTTTGCCGCGCCTGCCAGCGGCGCGCCCGCTCCGGTCCTGGATAATGAACTCCTCAAGCGCGCTTACCGCCTGATGCACACGGCCGCCGCCATGGCCACGCTGTATGAAGAGGAAAAGGCAGTGGCCTCGCGCTACGTGCACGCCACCGCCCGCGGCCACGAAGCCGTGCAGCTGGCCGCCGCGTTTCTGCTCCTGGAAACGGACTACGCCGCTCCCTACTACCGGGACGATGCGATGCTGCTGGGCCTGGGCCTGCGGCCCTACGAGCTGATGCTGCAGCTGCTGGCCAAAGCCGACGACCCCTTCAGCGGCGGGCGCACTTATTATTCCCATCCCTCGCTGCGGCGGGCGGGCATTCCGGTTATTCCGCACCAAAGCTCGGCCACGGGCATGCAGGCCATTCCGGCCACGGGCATGGCGCACGCCATTCATTACTTCGAGAAGCAGGGCATCCGCATTGAGGTTCCGCAGGGGCTGAACAACCCAGGCGTGGAGGCCAGCCCGTTGGTGCTTTGCTCCATTGGCGATGGGGCCATGACGGAAGGCGAAGTTTCGGAAGCGCTGCAGATGGCGGTGCTGCACCAGCTGCCCATCGTGTACCTGGTGCAGGACAACGACTGGGGCATCTCGGCCACGGGCCGCGAAATGCGCGCCATGAATGCCTTTGAATTTGCGGCGGGCTTCCCGGGCTTGCACCGCCTGCAGGTAGATGGGGCCGATTTTGGGTCTTCCTACCAAGGGCTGGCTGAGGCTTTTGCCCACGTGCGGAGCCGCCGGGGGCCGGTGTTGGTGCATGCCAAATGCCCGCTGTTGGGCCATCACACCAGCGGGGTACGCCGCGAATGGTACCGCAACGACCTGGCCGCGCACCAGGAGCAGGACCCCTTGCCGCGCTTGCACGCACGCCTGCTCCAGGCTGGCTTTTTCGAAGCCGACCTAACGGCTTTGGCCACCGATGCCCAGGCCACTGTGCGCGCCGACTGGCAGGCGGCGGTAGCGGCTCCCAACCCGGACCCGGCCACGTTTGCCGACCATGAGTTTGCGCCCGCGGCCGTCACCGCCGAAGCCGGTGAGCGCAGCCCCGCCGGCGCCGAAAAAGCCCTGATGGTGGATGCCGCCCTGCACGCCGTCGACGACATTCTGCGGGAGTTTCCCGAGGCGCTGTTTTATGGCCAGGACGTGGGCGGTGAGCTGGGCGGGGTATTCCGCGAAGCGGCCCTGCTGGCCAAAAAATACGGCGATGCCCGGGTGTTCAACACGCCCATTCAGGAGGCCTACATTGTGGGCAGCACGGCCGGCATGGCGGCCGTGGGTGCTCGGCCCATTGTCGAAATTCAGTTTGCCGATTACATCTGGCCTGCGCTGAATCAACTGGTGGAGGAACTGTCCAAATCCTGCTACCTGACCATGGGCAAGTTCCCGGTTTCGGCCCTGATTCGGGTGCCGATTGGGGCCTATGGCGGCGGCGGGCCCTACCACTCGGGCTCCATCGAAAGCACCTTGCTCACCATTCGGGGCATTAAGGTGGTGTACCCCAGCAATGCGGCCGATATGAAAGGCCTGATGCGGGCCGCCTTTCTCGACCCCAACCCGGTGGTGATGCTCGAACACAAGGGTCTGTACTGGAGCAAAGTGCCCGGCACGGAAGACGCCAAAACCATGGAGCCGGCGACCGGTTATGTCATCCCGCTGGGGAAAGCAGCCGTGTCCCAGGCCGCCGACCCGGACAAGCTGCGCCAAGGCGACACCGCCTTGGTAGTTACCTATGGCATGGGCGTGCATTGGGCCAAAGCCGCTAGCCGCGACTTCCCCGGGCAGGTCGAAATTCTGGATTTGCGCACCCTAAACCCCATCGATTTTGAAGCCGTGAATGAGGCCACCCGCCGGCATGGAAAGGTGCTGGTGCTCACCGAAGAGCCCCTGCTGAACAGCTTTGCCGAAAGCCTGGCTGGCCGCATTCAGCGCCAGTGCTTCCAGGAGCTGGACGCCCCTGTATTCATCCTGGGAGCCGCCAACCTGCCGGCCATTGCGCTAAATGTGGAGCTGGAGCGGCAAATGCTACCGAGCGCAGCGAAAGTAGCCGCGACGCTGGGCGAGCTGCTGGCATATTGA
- a CDS encoding RNA polymerase sigma factor yields MPTLTVTTEADLIAACVRGEHRAQRQLYDQLAGLMLTVCRRYLKRREDAEEALILGFAKMFRALPNYRFEGSFEGWVRRIMVNEALMQLRQREMMTVSFEDFQQPENLATTAATADTQLQAEDLMGLLATLPAGYRTVFNLYALEGYGHQEIAELLGISEGTSKSQLSKARAMLQRRIQFSAIASN; encoded by the coding sequence TTGCCCACTCTTACCGTGACGACCGAAGCCGACCTCATCGCTGCCTGTGTGCGGGGCGAGCACCGGGCCCAACGCCAGCTCTACGACCAATTGGCCGGGCTCATGCTTACCGTGTGCCGCCGCTATCTCAAGCGCCGCGAAGACGCCGAAGAAGCTTTAATCCTGGGTTTTGCCAAGATGTTCCGGGCCCTGCCCAACTACCGGTTCGAGGGGAGCTTTGAAGGCTGGGTGCGCCGCATCATGGTCAACGAAGCCCTGATGCAGCTCCGCCAGCGCGAGATGATGACGGTTTCGTTTGAAGATTTTCAGCAGCCCGAAAACCTGGCCACCACCGCGGCTACGGCCGACACCCAGCTGCAGGCCGAAGACCTAATGGGCCTGCTGGCCACCCTGCCCGCCGGCTACCGCACCGTATTCAACCTCTACGCTCTGGAAGGCTACGGCCACCAGGAAATTGCCGAGCTGCTGGGCATCTCGGAAGGCACCAGCAAATCGCAGCTGAGCAAGGCCCGCGCCATGCTGCAGCGCCGCATTCAGTTTTCTGCCATCGCTAGCAATTAG
- a CDS encoding CoA-binding protein: protein MESNKKTLVLGASDNPARYSFRAVHMLKNHGHDVVPVGIRKGQVAGLDIHTDRPADGDIDTVTLYVGPQNQPAWYDYILDLQPKRILFNPGTENPELQRLARDRGIQTEEACTLVLLSIGQY from the coding sequence ATGGAATCCAATAAGAAAACCCTCGTCCTCGGAGCTTCCGACAATCCCGCGCGCTACTCGTTCCGCGCCGTGCACATGCTCAAAAACCACGGCCACGACGTGGTGCCCGTGGGCATTCGCAAAGGCCAGGTAGCCGGGCTCGATATCCACACCGACCGGCCCGCCGATGGCGACATCGATACCGTGACGCTCTACGTGGGCCCGCAGAATCAGCCCGCCTGGTACGACTACATTCTGGACCTCCAGCCCAAGCGAATTCTATTCAATCCGGGCACGGAGAACCCCGAGTTGCAGCGCTTGGCCCGGGACCGTGGCATCCAGACCGAAGAAGCCTGCACCCTGGTTTTGCTCTCGATTGGGCAGTATTAG
- a CDS encoding BamA/TamA family outer membrane protein, whose amino-acid sequence MKPLLSNNSSKLRPWRWLSWSMAPVLGLWMLASCSPFNLLRPGQRLLSRVELKGVEQADKERLAALVQQNPNTRFPLPKLGIYQLGHRFYDSARIKSKMLEIQKSYDAQLQAAGTDSAKLGKLLAQRERKIKRKQLALDKGNAIMRLGESPAVYDSALTRKSVEQMTTYLRTQGFFRARVTATDTARYHRGLVMQALKAVGSIFPGKPDTLDAAKRYRRVTVTYNITENQPFRYRLQPPSIPDSGVAQVVRNGQAKSLLHDNERYNEEQISAERLRLETLLKNAGYYDFRQQYITLEADTSYEPLTVRLRTLIANPAPGQGHRVYSVRQVRFVTDAGVGRTLRAATGDTLRRSGTLAGQSRRPNLGVRTDTVVTDSVHFAAYEQKYSTRLLARKVMVRPGQRFSLDRTLQTQRLLADLDMFRFNTVNYRKVADPPSADSAGVHPPTGELVAVINASPAPKFAETSEVGGTFIAALAGPFVNLRLKTRNPFGGAEVLELGVRAGLEGQLTRVADSDGKDSPQSVYTRQLGATAALVLPQFLVPFNTNKFFTRYNPKTRLSLSETFVQRPEYTRSNFEFAFDYIWQRSLFHQYVFSPIVITLVNTIRQDDLFKARLLQLRDSTGSSLYRSFSKQIEPSMSFTSLYNSNDFNETRDAKYLRLFVEVGGLTRGLYKEKLLSNTGLNVYDFARFSADYRRYHHLTPNTFFVWRLNGGVVHALTRTDDPDVPGNDPQYIIPYDKSYFAGGSTSLRAWQPRKLGPGGYSPTRITKDGSVVRDFLTEQPGELLLEGSAEYRFPIYGFIKGAFFTDFGNVWGLQERKGKQGEYLRPGAQFQLNTFYKQIAVGSGMGIRFDFTFLILRLDIATKIYDPTAPGADRWALRNFDSSANPIAFNLGIGYPF is encoded by the coding sequence TTGAAACCATTGTTATCTAATAATTCGTCGAAGCTACGGCCATGGCGCTGGCTGAGTTGGAGCATGGCGCCCGTGCTGGGGCTATGGATGTTGGCGTCGTGCTCGCCGTTCAATTTGCTGCGGCCGGGCCAGCGCCTGCTCAGCCGCGTGGAGCTCAAGGGAGTGGAACAGGCCGACAAAGAACGGCTGGCGGCCCTGGTCCAGCAAAATCCCAACACCCGCTTCCCACTCCCCAAGCTGGGGATTTATCAGTTGGGCCACCGGTTCTACGACTCGGCGCGCATCAAAAGCAAGATGCTCGAAATCCAGAAAAGCTACGATGCCCAGCTGCAAGCCGCCGGCACCGATTCGGCCAAGCTGGGGAAGCTGCTGGCCCAGCGCGAGCGCAAGATTAAGCGCAAGCAGCTGGCCCTCGACAAGGGCAACGCCATCATGCGCCTGGGCGAGTCCCCGGCAGTGTACGACTCCGCGCTCACGCGCAAGTCGGTAGAGCAAATGACGACCTACCTGCGCACCCAGGGCTTTTTCCGGGCGCGCGTGACGGCCACCGACACCGCCCGCTACCACCGCGGCCTCGTGATGCAAGCCCTGAAGGCCGTGGGTTCCATCTTTCCGGGCAAACCCGACACCCTGGATGCTGCCAAGCGCTACCGTCGCGTCACGGTCACCTACAACATCACCGAGAACCAGCCTTTCCGCTACCGCCTTCAGCCGCCCAGCATTCCCGACTCGGGCGTGGCCCAGGTGGTGCGCAACGGTCAGGCCAAGTCCCTGCTCCACGACAACGAGCGATACAACGAGGAGCAGATTAGCGCCGAGCGCCTGCGCCTCGAAACTCTGCTCAAAAACGCGGGCTACTACGATTTCCGCCAGCAGTACATCACCCTCGAGGCCGATACCAGCTACGAGCCCCTTACGGTGCGGCTGCGCACGCTCATTGCCAACCCGGCCCCGGGCCAGGGTCACCGCGTGTATTCGGTGCGGCAGGTGCGGTTTGTGACCGATGCCGGCGTGGGCCGCACCCTGCGCGCCGCCACCGGCGATACCCTGCGCCGCTCTGGCACGCTGGCCGGCCAGAGTCGCCGCCCCAACCTCGGCGTGCGCACCGATACCGTCGTGACGGATTCGGTGCACTTCGCCGCCTACGAGCAGAAGTACAGCACCCGGCTGCTGGCCCGCAAGGTGATGGTGCGCCCCGGCCAGCGGTTCAGCCTCGACCGCACCCTGCAAACGCAGCGCCTCCTGGCCGACCTGGACATGTTCCGCTTCAATACCGTGAACTACCGCAAAGTGGCCGACCCACCCTCGGCCGACAGCGCCGGTGTGCACCCGCCGACCGGCGAGTTGGTAGCAGTTATCAATGCGTCGCCCGCGCCCAAATTCGCCGAAACCAGCGAAGTAGGCGGCACTTTTATCGCTGCCTTAGCAGGCCCATTTGTGAACCTGCGCCTCAAAACCCGAAACCCTTTCGGTGGGGCGGAGGTGCTGGAGCTGGGCGTGCGCGCCGGCCTCGAAGGCCAGCTCACCCGCGTGGCCGACTCCGATGGCAAAGATTCTCCGCAGTCGGTATATACCCGGCAGTTGGGCGCCACCGCCGCGCTCGTGTTGCCCCAGTTTTTAGTCCCTTTTAATACAAACAAATTTTTTACCCGTTACAACCCCAAAACGCGGCTTTCGCTTTCCGAAACGTTTGTGCAACGCCCCGAATACACGCGTTCTAACTTCGAGTTTGCCTTCGACTACATCTGGCAACGCTCTCTGTTTCACCAGTATGTGTTCTCGCCCATCGTCATCACCCTGGTCAACACGATAAGACAAGACGATTTATTCAAAGCCCGGCTACTTCAGCTACGCGACTCCACCGGCTCTTCCCTGTACCGCTCTTTCAGCAAGCAAATAGAGCCCAGCATGAGCTTCACCTCGCTTTATAATTCCAACGACTTTAACGAAACACGCGACGCCAAGTATCTGCGCCTCTTTGTGGAAGTTGGGGGACTCACCCGGGGGCTGTATAAGGAGAAGCTATTGAGCAACACGGGGCTTAACGTGTATGACTTTGCCCGCTTCAGTGCCGACTACCGCCGCTACCATCACCTCACTCCCAACACGTTCTTCGTGTGGCGCCTCAACGGCGGCGTGGTGCACGCCCTCACCCGCACCGACGACCCCGATGTACCCGGCAATGACCCGCAATACATCATTCCCTACGACAAATCCTACTTTGCGGGCGGCTCCACCAGCCTGCGGGCCTGGCAGCCCCGGAAATTGGGCCCCGGTGGCTACAGCCCCACCCGCATCACCAAAGACGGCAGCGTGGTGCGCGACTTCCTGACCGAACAACCCGGCGAATTGCTGCTCGAAGGCAGCGCCGAATACCGGTTCCCAATCTATGGCTTTATCAAAGGGGCTTTTTTTACCGACTTTGGCAACGTGTGGGGCCTGCAGGAGCGCAAAGGCAAGCAAGGCGAATACCTCCGCCCGGGTGCCCAATTTCAGCTCAATACCTTTTACAAGCAGATTGCCGTGGGCTCCGGCATGGGTATTCGTTTTGACTTTACCTTCCTCATCCTGCGGCTGGATATTGCCACCAAGATTTACGACCCCACCGCCCCCGGCGCCGATAGGTGGGCCCTGCGCAATTTCGATTCCAGTGCCAACCCCATTGCCTTTAACCTAGGCATTGGCTACCCATTCTAA
- a CDS encoding outer membrane beta-barrel protein, with protein sequence MQRSFLSFSLLLLMLLGGLNAARASSLGPNTLMKDTIVVRLPNQATLTLVVRDAAQLRQMKNYHLDSLTWRLAGYIAQAELAAKNASTDQVTMQFYPDKDQPGKNLPEQIRITTRKKTPSNNRVDVLLNKTFGVVVTTDKDGSKSYNTASDGKSKEERQAHRDSTRLKNIERKHTSSNLIFDLGLNAFVNQKQYLSPTGQPEAVDLRTEGSRYVNLGWDWDTRLGGKHSPVSITVGPQFAFNNFMLSGNNKWVSANGRTDVVHEADSRQLQKTKLATSSINLPLMLRLQLRDSHYKETFTIGAGGFMGYRIKSWTKLKYTNEGTVYKDKEDGSYNMENFLYGLQGTIGYGDIEFFAKYNMNQLFKTNAGPDTQVLSFGIRLFGN encoded by the coding sequence ATGCAACGCTCTTTCCTCTCCTTTTCTCTGCTGCTGCTCATGCTGCTGGGCGGGCTGAATGCTGCCCGCGCCAGCAGCCTGGGCCCCAACACCCTGATGAAGGATACCATTGTGGTGCGCCTGCCCAATCAGGCCACTCTTACGCTGGTGGTGCGCGACGCCGCCCAGCTGCGCCAGATGAAAAACTATCACCTCGACTCGCTGACGTGGCGCCTGGCCGGCTACATTGCGCAGGCCGAGCTGGCGGCTAAAAACGCCAGCACCGACCAGGTGACCATGCAGTTTTACCCCGACAAAGACCAGCCCGGCAAAAACCTGCCCGAGCAAATCCGCATCACAACCCGCAAAAAAACGCCCAGCAACAACCGGGTCGACGTGCTGCTCAACAAGACCTTCGGCGTGGTGGTGACGACCGATAAGGACGGCTCGAAGTCCTACAATACCGCGTCGGATGGCAAGTCGAAAGAGGAACGCCAGGCCCACCGCGACTCTACCCGTCTCAAAAACATCGAGCGCAAGCACACCTCGAGCAACCTCATCTTCGACCTGGGCCTAAACGCCTTCGTCAACCAGAAGCAGTACCTCAGCCCTACGGGCCAGCCCGAAGCCGTGGACCTGCGCACCGAAGGCTCCCGCTACGTGAACCTCGGCTGGGACTGGGACACCCGCCTCGGCGGCAAGCACAGCCCCGTGAGCATCACCGTGGGCCCCCAGTTCGCTTTCAACAACTTCATGCTCAGCGGCAACAACAAGTGGGTGAGCGCCAACGGCCGCACCGACGTGGTGCACGAAGCCGACAGCCGCCAGCTCCAGAAAACCAAGCTGGCGACGTCCTCCATCAACCTGCCGCTGATGCTGCGCCTCCAGCTCCGCGACTCGCATTACAAGGAAACCTTCACCATCGGCGCGGGCGGCTTCATGGGCTACCGCATCAAGTCTTGGACCAAGCTGAAGTACACCAACGAAGGCACCGTGTACAAAGATAAGGAAGACGGCAGCTACAACATGGAAAACTTCTTGTATGGTCTGCAAGGCACCATTGGCTACGGCGACATAGAGTTCTTCGCCAAGTACAACATGAACCAGCTGTTCAAAACCAACGCCGGCCCCGACACCCAGGTACTGAGCTTTGGCATCCGCCTGTTTGGCAACTAA
- a CDS encoding ABC transporter ATP-binding protein has translation MALLALSGIGLEEHGRRVLEQISFTQQPHQKIALAGESGTGKSTLLQIIAGLIQPNSGEVRVNGSRVRGPAETLVPGHPGVAYLAQNSALPHSLRVEQVLRYANKRPAAEAQALYELCRIDHLAQRRTDQLSGGEQQRVALARLLLGSPQLLLLDEPFSNLDRMHKRVLQGIIEELGSRLGITCLLVSHDAADTLSWADEILVMHRGGIIQQGPPQEIYQQPVNEYTAALFGDYNLLRGTDRQALAPVSKRKASTTQLMVRPEQLRLGPGTGVGLNGTVAAVRFFGGYYEVEVALSETTINVRTDTAAFSPGDMAQVSVMPGAGWNIALPN, from the coding sequence ATGGCGTTGCTAGCCTTATCCGGCATCGGCCTGGAAGAGCACGGCCGCCGCGTGCTGGAGCAGATTAGCTTCACGCAGCAGCCACACCAGAAAATTGCGCTGGCGGGCGAATCCGGCACCGGCAAAAGCACCTTGCTGCAAATAATAGCCGGCCTGATTCAGCCCAACTCCGGCGAAGTGCGCGTGAATGGCAGCCGGGTGCGCGGCCCGGCCGAAACGCTGGTACCCGGCCACCCCGGCGTGGCGTACCTCGCGCAAAATTCTGCGCTGCCGCACTCGCTGCGGGTAGAGCAGGTGCTGCGCTACGCCAACAAGCGTCCCGCTGCAGAAGCCCAGGCCCTGTACGAATTGTGCCGCATCGACCACCTGGCACAACGCCGTACTGACCAGCTCTCCGGCGGCGAGCAGCAACGCGTGGCTCTGGCGCGGCTGCTATTGGGCTCGCCCCAGCTGCTGCTGCTCGATGAGCCGTTTTCCAACCTGGACCGCATGCATAAGCGCGTGCTGCAGGGCATCATCGAAGAACTGGGCTCGCGCCTGGGCATCACCTGCCTGCTGGTTTCGCACGACGCGGCCGATACGCTGTCGTGGGCCGATGAAATCCTGGTAATGCACCGGGGCGGCATCATTCAGCAAGGCCCGCCGCAGGAAATCTACCAGCAACCGGTAAACGAGTACACGGCCGCCCTCTTTGGCGACTACAACCTGCTGCGCGGCACCGACCGCCAGGCCCTGGCGCCCGTTTCCAAGCGGAAAGCCTCGACGACCCAGCTCATGGTGCGACCGGAGCAGCTCCGCCTAGGGCCAGGCACCGGAGTTGGGCTGAATGGTACCGTAGCCGCCGTTCGGTTTTTCGGGGGGTATTATGAGGTTGAGGTTGCCCTCTCAGAAACCACCATCAATGTCAGAACCGATACAGCTGCGTTTTCTCCTGGAGATATGGCTCAGGTCTCCGTAATGCCCGGTGCTGGCTGGAATATAGCATTACCCAATTAA